From the Gemmatimonas sp. UBA7669 genome, one window contains:
- a CDS encoding SDR family NAD(P)-dependent oxidoreductase: MSSLYPFAQHTLVITGVGRAGQVGEALARHFAGLGASLALLDLSEDEAQARAAELSPVRSGQRFTAHAANLADAQAAHQALAAVLSAHHTSALHGVICVAGGFGMTGALSDADPDAWHKQFTINLDTAFATTRAVLPALREGKGSLVYFGSAAALPGGSPKGMAAYAAAKSGVLTLMRSVALDERAHGVRANAVAPTAIRTATNMADMGDKSDYVERESVAEVVAFLLSDAARNVTGQTITLS, from the coding sequence ATGTCGTCGCTGTACCCCTTCGCTCAGCACACGTTGGTCATCACCGGGGTCGGTCGCGCCGGGCAGGTGGGTGAGGCGCTGGCCCGCCACTTTGCCGGACTGGGTGCTTCGCTGGCCCTGCTCGATCTGAGCGAAGACGAAGCGCAGGCGCGCGCAGCCGAGCTCTCGCCCGTGCGCAGTGGGCAGCGCTTCACGGCCCACGCGGCCAACCTGGCCGACGCACAGGCGGCGCATCAGGCCCTGGCCGCTGTGCTGTCCGCCCATCACACCTCGGCACTGCACGGCGTCATCTGTGTGGCCGGCGGCTTCGGCATGACGGGCGCCCTGTCTGACGCCGACCCCGACGCCTGGCACAAGCAGTTTACCATCAATCTCGACACCGCCTTTGCCACCACGCGTGCGGTGCTACCCGCGCTACGCGAAGGCAAGGGCAGTCTCGTGTACTTCGGCTCCGCCGCCGCGCTGCCTGGTGGAAGCCCCAAGGGCATGGCCGCCTACGCCGCCGCCAAGAGTGGTGTGCTCACGCTCATGCGCAGTGTCGCGCTCGACGAACGCGCACATGGCGTGCGCGCCAATGCCGTCGCCCCCACCGCCATTCGCACCGCCACCAACATGGCGGACATGGGTGACAAGTCCGACTACGTGGAGCGCGAGTCGGTGGCCGAGGTGGTGGCCTTTCTGCTCAGCGACGCGGCGCGCAACGTGACCGGTCAGACGATCACGCTGAGCTGA
- the bchJ gene encoding bacteriochlorophyll 4-vinyl reductase: MNTRAEAAPHTAYRIGPNAIVQLAHTLCAHHGRAVAAGLLGESTSYTLEALPEAMVNEVEVQTFVQHCMASLGHMQGLAALHEAGARTATYLMAHRIPRMAQLAMRITPPRLALRMLLRAMQAHAWTFAGSGQFTVRQHRRGATLEFRHCTMCRGLTAHAPVCAFYAGTFQQLIRQLVQPTALVQEVRCCAMGHDCCRFEVTFAVSH, translated from the coding sequence ATGAACACCCGCGCCGAGGCTGCGCCACATACGGCGTATCGCATTGGCCCCAATGCCATTGTGCAGTTGGCACACACGCTGTGTGCCCACCATGGCCGGGCAGTGGCCGCCGGTTTGCTGGGCGAAAGTACCAGCTACACGCTGGAGGCCCTGCCCGAGGCCATGGTCAACGAAGTGGAAGTGCAGACTTTCGTGCAGCACTGCATGGCCTCCCTCGGACACATGCAGGGCCTCGCGGCTCTGCACGAAGCCGGCGCGCGCACGGCGACCTACCTCATGGCGCATCGCATTCCGCGCATGGCCCAGTTGGCCATGCGCATCACGCCACCCCGTCTCGCGCTGCGCATGCTGCTGCGCGCCATGCAGGCCCATGCCTGGACCTTTGCCGGCAGTGGGCAATTCACTGTGCGCCAACACCGAAGGGGCGCCACGCTCGAATTCCGGCACTGTACCATGTGCCGCGGCCTCACCGCGCACGCCCCTGTGTGTGCGTTCTATGCGGGCACCTTCCAACAGCTCATTCGGCAGCTTGTGCAGCCGACGGCGCTGGTGCAGGAAGTGCGCTGCTGTGCAATGGGCCACGATTGCTGCCGGTTCGAGGTGACATTCGCCGTATCGCATTGA
- the bchE gene encoding magnesium-protoporphyrin IX monomethyl ester anaerobic oxidative cyclase, producing MKLVFVQPNYHAGGAEIAGNWPPGWVAYIGGALKHAGFTDITFVDAMTNHIDDESLRRRLAELRPDAVLATAITPMIYQAQRTLEIAREVNPAAHTILGGIHPTFMYQQVFSEAPWIDYIVRGEGEEIIVELMQHLRDGTAQATRQDIRGIAYVDKGNVVATAARPPIADLDALTPDWSLLEWDKYIYIPLNCRVAVPNFARGCPFTCRFCSQWKFWRKYRTRDPKKFVDEIETLVRQHNVGFFILADEEPTIHKKKFVALCEELIARNLPVHWGINTRVTDILRDEKELPLYRKAGLVHVSLGTEAAAQLKLDRFRKQTTLEQNKRAIRLIKEAGMVAEAQFIIGLENETKETIEETYKYSQDWQPDMANWNMYTPWPFAELFQELGDRVEVRDYAKYNFVTPIIQPDDMTRDEVLKGVLRNYARFYAKKAFLSYPWQKDPFKRRYLRGCLRAFAKTTATKKFYDLERLKFTGSGVEADFGFDEKRVFTRSQLRTLSEARPELAADVDFSGSVPVLGHAPPRPQEDEPVRAC from the coding sequence ATGAAGCTGGTCTTCGTGCAGCCCAACTACCACGCCGGTGGCGCGGAAATCGCCGGCAACTGGCCACCGGGCTGGGTGGCCTACATTGGTGGCGCGCTCAAACACGCGGGCTTCACGGACATCACCTTCGTCGATGCGATGACCAATCACATCGACGACGAGTCGCTGCGTCGCCGCCTCGCCGAGCTGCGCCCCGACGCCGTGCTGGCCACCGCCATCACGCCCATGATCTATCAGGCGCAGCGCACGCTCGAAATCGCGCGCGAAGTCAACCCGGCCGCGCACACGATACTCGGGGGCATCCACCCCACCTTCATGTATCAGCAGGTGTTCAGCGAAGCGCCGTGGATCGACTACATCGTGCGCGGTGAAGGCGAAGAGATCATCGTCGAGCTCATGCAGCATCTGCGGGATGGCACGGCGCAGGCCACCCGCCAGGACATCCGCGGCATCGCCTATGTGGACAAGGGCAACGTGGTGGCCACCGCCGCCCGTCCGCCCATTGCCGATCTCGACGCGCTCACGCCCGACTGGTCGCTGCTCGAGTGGGACAAGTACATCTACATCCCGCTCAACTGCCGCGTGGCCGTGCCCAACTTCGCGCGCGGCTGCCCCTTCACCTGCCGCTTCTGCAGTCAGTGGAAGTTCTGGCGCAAGTATCGCACGCGCGACCCCAAGAAGTTCGTCGACGAAATCGAAACACTCGTGCGCCAGCACAACGTGGGCTTCTTCATTCTCGCCGACGAAGAGCCCACCATCCACAAGAAGAAGTTCGTGGCGCTCTGCGAAGAGCTCATCGCGCGCAATCTGCCCGTGCACTGGGGCATCAATACGCGCGTCACCGACATTCTGCGCGACGAAAAAGAACTGCCGCTCTACCGAAAGGCCGGCCTCGTGCACGTCTCGCTGGGCACTGAGGCAGCCGCGCAGCTCAAGCTCGACCGTTTCCGCAAGCAGACCACGCTCGAACAGAACAAGCGCGCCATCCGCCTGATCAAGGAAGCCGGCATGGTGGCCGAGGCGCAGTTCATTATCGGTCTCGAAAACGAAACCAAAGAGACCATCGAGGAGACCTACAAGTATTCGCAGGACTGGCAGCCCGACATGGCCAACTGGAACATGTATACCCCCTGGCCCTTCGCTGAACTGTTCCAGGAACTCGGCGATCGGGTGGAAGTGCGCGACTACGCCAAGTACAACTTTGTCACGCCCATCATCCAGCCCGACGACATGACGCGCGATGAGGTGCTCAAGGGTGTGCTGCGCAACTACGCACGCTTCTACGCCAAGAAGGCCTTCCTGAGTTATCCCTGGCAGAAGGACCCGTTCAAGCGCCGCTATCTGCGTGGGTGTCTGCGTGCCTTCGCCAAGACCACGGCCACCAAGAAGTTCTACGACCTCGAACGGCTCAAGTTCACCGGCAGCGGCGTGGAGGCAGATTTCGGTTTCGACGAGAAAAGGGTCTTCACCCGCTCGCAGTTGCGCACGCTCTCGGAGGCGCGGCCCGAGCTGGCCGCCGACGTGGACTTCTCCGGCAGTGTGCCCGTGCTGGGCCATGCGCCACCGCGCCCGCAGGAAGACGAACCCGTGCGCGCATGCTGA
- a CDS encoding ADP-ribosylglycohydrolase family protein encodes MPDTWIPKLPRERLAILPPAPPVDSPDLADRVRGMLLGVAIGDALGNRTESMNPAEREAEFGRITGYLPSKFAGGRPAGTPSDDTQLTFRALEQLLDDGALDPDELAFRIANERIFGIGRATRDFCNALRGGAPWWEATQQSAGNGALMRIAPTVLPYLKDGGTQLWYDTVRSTAVTHNDPMAQAANVAWVALLWRLLNGDLPDSPMEWLETYNEVLRIMDEGQSYETRVQHGALQHWRGSLSGFLDTQVRDALTRGVSVRDTGAMWYSGAYLLETVPAVLHIVSAHGHDPHEAMLVAVNDTRDNDTIAAIVGAAMGAAHGTAWIPVDWREGLLGRINGDDDGRVFELTEAAVARFVG; translated from the coding sequence ATGCCCGACACCTGGATCCCCAAGCTCCCGCGCGAACGCCTCGCCATCCTGCCACCGGCGCCGCCGGTCGACTCGCCTGACCTGGCCGACCGCGTGCGAGGCATGCTGCTGGGTGTGGCCATCGGCGACGCCCTCGGCAATCGCACCGAGAGCATGAACCCGGCCGAGCGGGAGGCGGAGTTCGGGCGCATCACGGGCTATCTGCCCAGCAAGTTTGCCGGCGGTCGTCCGGCGGGCACACCGAGCGACGACACCCAGCTGACCTTTCGCGCCCTCGAGCAGTTGCTGGACGATGGCGCACTCGACCCCGACGAGCTCGCGTTCCGCATTGCCAACGAGCGCATCTTCGGCATCGGCCGCGCCACGCGCGACTTCTGCAATGCGCTGCGCGGCGGCGCGCCGTGGTGGGAAGCCACGCAGCAGAGTGCGGGCAATGGTGCGCTCATGCGGATTGCGCCCACCGTCCTGCCGTATCTCAAGGACGGCGGAACGCAGCTCTGGTATGACACGGTGCGCAGCACCGCGGTCACCCACAACGACCCCATGGCGCAAGCCGCCAACGTGGCTTGGGTGGCGCTGCTCTGGCGACTGCTCAACGGCGACCTGCCCGACTCGCCCATGGAGTGGCTCGAGACCTATAACGAAGTGCTGCGCATCATGGATGAGGGACAGTCCTATGAAACACGGGTGCAGCATGGCGCGCTGCAGCATTGGCGTGGCAGCCTGTCCGGCTTTCTCGACACCCAGGTGCGCGATGCCCTCACGCGTGGCGTGAGCGTGCGCGACACCGGCGCCATGTGGTACAGCGGCGCCTATCTGCTCGAGACCGTGCCGGCCGTGCTGCACATTGTGAGCGCACACGGCCACGACCCGCACGAGGCCATGCTGGTGGCCGTCAACGATACACGTGACAACGACACCATCGCCGCCATCGTGGGCGCCGCCATGGGCGCCGCGCACGGCACCGCGTGGATTCCCGTCGACTGGCGCGAGGGGCTGCTGGGGCGCATCAATGGCGACGACGATGGCCGGGTGTTTGAGCTCACCGAAGCCGCGGTGGCGCGGTTTGTGGGCTGA
- a CDS encoding Fic family protein, giving the protein MQRGPTGVYRVVSSLGGEQVRAFLPDALPPKPPLMVGEDLQEILDESLLSLGRLDSVTSLLPDTRLFLYTYVRKEAVLSSQIEGTQSTLSDLLQFEADSTPGVPIDDVTEVSSYVDALEHGLSRIRAGFPISSRLIRELHAHLLATGRGADKLPGEFRRSQNWIGGSRPGNALFVPPPPEEVGAALAQLEQFIHDIPQRTPVLIKAALAHVQFETIHPFLDGNGRIGRLLVTLLLCAQGVLSEPLLYLSLYLKQHRDKYYALLTTVRRDGDWEAWVAFFARGVQETATGAVTTVQQLVHLFQADRERVQALGRGAGSALRVFDALRERPVSRASAIAQRSGLSLPTVNSALESMQRIGLVREETGKRRDRLFSYAEYLRILSEGTEPLA; this is encoded by the coding sequence ATGCAGCGAGGGCCGACAGGGGTCTATCGGGTTGTATCCTCTCTTGGCGGGGAACAGGTCAGGGCATTTCTCCCGGACGCATTGCCCCCAAAGCCGCCACTTATGGTCGGAGAAGACCTTCAAGAGATTCTTGATGAGTCGTTACTGTCTCTCGGAAGACTTGATAGTGTCACAAGTCTTTTGCCGGATACCCGCCTGTTCCTGTACACCTACGTTCGAAAGGAGGCCGTTCTCTCGTCGCAGATTGAAGGGACGCAGTCCACGCTGTCAGATCTGCTGCAGTTCGAGGCCGACAGTACACCGGGCGTTCCGATCGACGATGTGACTGAGGTCTCCAGCTATGTCGATGCCCTGGAGCACGGGCTCTCACGCATCCGGGCTGGATTCCCAATATCGTCACGTCTCATTCGAGAACTGCACGCGCATCTGCTGGCAACGGGGCGAGGTGCGGACAAACTCCCCGGCGAATTTCGGCGCTCGCAGAATTGGATCGGCGGTAGCCGACCAGGCAACGCGCTATTCGTGCCACCACCACCAGAGGAAGTCGGCGCCGCTCTGGCACAGCTCGAGCAGTTCATCCATGACATCCCGCAACGCACGCCGGTCCTCATCAAGGCGGCATTGGCGCACGTCCAGTTCGAGACCATTCATCCATTCCTTGATGGGAATGGTCGAATCGGGCGACTGTTGGTGACGCTGCTGCTTTGTGCTCAGGGAGTGCTCAGCGAACCGCTGCTGTATCTGTCACTGTATCTCAAGCAACATCGCGACAAGTACTATGCCCTCCTCACCACGGTGCGGCGGGATGGTGACTGGGAGGCGTGGGTGGCGTTCTTCGCCAGAGGCGTTCAGGAAACCGCCACGGGTGCAGTCACGACCGTGCAGCAACTCGTCCACCTCTTTCAGGCGGACCGGGAACGCGTTCAGGCACTGGGGCGAGGCGCAGGATCCGCACTCCGGGTGTTTGATGCGTTGCGTGAGCGTCCGGTGTCGCGCGCTTCCGCAATCGCCCAGCGATCCGGCTTGAGTCTGCCCACTGTCAACTCGGCGCTTGAGTCGATGCAGCGAATCGGGCTTGTCCGCGAGGAGACCGGGAAGAGGCGAGATCGCCTGTTCAGCTACGCGGAGTACCTCCGTATCCTCAGCGAGGGCACCGAGCCCCTCGCCTGA
- a CDS encoding pyridoxal-phosphate-dependent aminotransferase family protein: protein MAAPFGTFFLPGPTEVRPEVLQAMLQPMLPHRGAVFEALFARIQQGLRPVFRTTRPVYVSSSSATGLMEAAIRCARPGPILCLVNGAFSERFANIAQSCGRDATVIGGQWSAPVALDVVEDALKARAYAALTVVHSETSTGVLTDIAALTQLAHRYDCAVLVDSVTGLGGVPVETDAWDLDFVLTGSQKALALPPGLAFGVASERFIANAKSAESRGLYFDLVEFEQYVHKNQTPNTPALSLLYATAVQGERIAKETIERRWERHTAMSEHTQSWVHELRQRVGAPFDVYAPLDACTTTVTAVTLPAGLSGEAIVKGVARRGFVIGGGYGKLKGSTIRIGHMGDHTMEGLEAVLEATAEAIEELVG, encoded by the coding sequence ATGGCGGCTCCCTTTGGCACATTCTTCCTGCCCGGTCCCACGGAAGTGCGGCCCGAAGTCCTGCAGGCCATGCTGCAGCCCATGCTGCCGCATCGCGGGGCCGTGTTCGAAGCGTTGTTCGCGCGTATTCAGCAGGGCCTGCGTCCCGTCTTTCGCACGACGCGGCCGGTGTATGTGTCGAGCTCCAGTGCCACGGGGCTCATGGAGGCGGCCATTCGTTGCGCGCGGCCGGGACCCATACTGTGTCTGGTAAACGGCGCCTTCAGCGAACGCTTTGCGAACATCGCGCAGAGTTGCGGGCGCGACGCCACCGTCATTGGTGGCCAGTGGAGCGCGCCGGTGGCGCTGGATGTTGTGGAGGACGCGCTCAAGGCCCGGGCCTATGCGGCGCTCACCGTGGTGCACAGCGAAACCAGCACCGGTGTGCTCACGGACATTGCGGCACTCACGCAGTTGGCCCATCGCTACGATTGTGCCGTGCTGGTGGACAGTGTGACGGGCCTGGGCGGTGTGCCGGTGGAGACCGACGCCTGGGACCTGGACTTCGTGCTCACTGGATCGCAGAAAGCGCTGGCATTGCCCCCGGGGCTGGCCTTTGGCGTGGCCAGCGAGCGCTTCATTGCCAACGCGAAGTCCGCCGAGTCCCGCGGCCTGTACTTCGATCTGGTCGAGTTTGAGCAGTACGTGCACAAGAACCAGACGCCCAACACGCCGGCCCTCTCGCTGCTCTACGCCACGGCCGTGCAGGGTGAGCGCATCGCAAAGGAAACCATCGAGCGGCGCTGGGAACGACACACGGCCATGAGCGAGCACACCCAGAGCTGGGTGCATGAGCTCCGTCAGCGCGTGGGCGCGCCCTTTGACGTGTACGCTCCGCTCGACGCCTGCACCACGACCGTGACGGCAGTAACCCTGCCCGCCGGTCTGTCGGGCGAGGCCATCGTGAAGGGCGTGGCCCGGCGCGGCTTCGTGATCGGCGGCGGCTACGGCAAGCTCAAGGGCAGCACCATCCGCATTGGCCACATGGGTGACCACACCATGGAGGGGCTGGAGGCGGTGCTCGAGGCCACGGCCGAGGCGATCGAGGAGTTGGTGGGGTAG
- a CDS encoding HAD-IB family phosphatase — MNSDNANSAFRALGAPRFKTVVLDVDSTVTTIEGIDWLAALRDEDVARESELLTAQAMAGEIPIEAAYMRRLDRIKPAASELLMLADAYQRSLVPGIPELIGVLQRARVHVHLLSGGLRAAIVPMALHLGVPADRVHAVSLSRDIDGRFSLLDGDQPLATQRGKPLVVQRLQLRKPIAMIGDGSTDAAVRGVVDAFFAFTAVARRESVVKVADAEAASVDDLYPLLFEVP, encoded by the coding sequence GTGAACTCAGACAACGCCAACTCCGCCTTCCGCGCACTCGGCGCACCGCGCTTCAAGACCGTGGTCCTGGATGTCGACAGCACGGTCACGACGATTGAGGGTATCGACTGGCTGGCCGCGCTGCGCGATGAAGACGTGGCGCGCGAAAGCGAGCTGCTGACCGCGCAGGCCATGGCCGGTGAGATTCCCATTGAAGCGGCCTACATGCGTCGACTCGATCGCATCAAGCCGGCCGCGTCGGAGCTGCTCATGCTGGCCGATGCCTATCAGCGCTCGCTCGTGCCGGGCATCCCCGAACTCATCGGTGTGTTGCAGCGCGCGCGCGTGCATGTGCACTTGTTGAGTGGCGGTTTGCGCGCGGCCATTGTGCCCATGGCACTGCATCTCGGGGTGCCGGCCGATCGGGTGCATGCCGTCTCGCTTTCGCGCGACATCGATGGACGTTTCAGCCTGCTCGACGGCGATCAGCCCCTGGCCACGCAGCGAGGCAAGCCGCTGGTCGTGCAGCGGCTGCAACTGCGCAAACCCATCGCCATGATTGGTGACGGCAGCACCGATGCCGCGGTACGTGGTGTGGTGGACGCATTCTTTGCGTTCACCGCCGTGGCTCGGCGTGAAAGCGTGGTGAAGGTGGCCGACGCCGAAGCCGCGAGCGTGGACGACCTGTACCCCTTGCTGTTCGAGGTGCCCTGA
- a CDS encoding FAD-binding oxidoreductase, with protein MTLQSLPTVSTDVDIRRTFARDVSGLEMLPDAVARPGSVAEVVEVLEQATAERCPVTPAGWQSSTTGASITDRGVLLSLRGLSHIGPVDTDTRSIRVGAGAIVADVRRAAEAAGLLFTPDPTSEEESTVGGAIACNASGARSLRYGATGPHVRALTVLLASGEQLELRRPQLEKNTVGYRVTHDPVEWFVGSEGTLGVVVEAELALHPLPAQVLGLIVPFASDADALAFVVSARRSNSVHPRCLEYFDRGAMDIARGAEGSSTWALGAEAMVYIEETGADEAEAGELPLDAWLALAEQHHAMADDIRVYDTPSSQLDARRMRHAVPATMNERGAACRPEGGRKVSTDWAVPYPRLADALGVARRFVREAGIDPGIAYGHAGNGHPHQNFIARNATELQRIEQVVTATLREVIAMGGTVAAEHGIGKLKRKWLPLQASPVQQRVMRALKQELDPLGLLAPGNVL; from the coding sequence ATGACGCTACAGTCGCTGCCAACCGTCAGCACCGACGTCGACATACGTCGCACCTTTGCGCGCGATGTGTCGGGACTTGAAATGCTGCCCGATGCCGTCGCACGGCCCGGCAGTGTGGCGGAGGTGGTCGAGGTGCTCGAGCAGGCCACAGCCGAACGCTGCCCCGTCACGCCGGCGGGCTGGCAGAGCAGCACGACGGGTGCGTCCATCACCGACCGCGGCGTCCTGCTGTCGCTGCGCGGTTTGTCACACATTGGCCCAGTGGACACGGACACACGCAGCATTCGCGTGGGCGCCGGCGCCATTGTGGCGGACGTGCGTCGTGCTGCAGAAGCAGCCGGCCTGCTGTTCACACCCGATCCCACCAGCGAAGAAGAAAGCACGGTGGGCGGCGCCATTGCCTGTAACGCCAGTGGAGCGCGCTCACTGCGATACGGTGCCACCGGCCCGCACGTGCGTGCACTCACCGTACTGCTGGCCAGTGGCGAGCAGCTCGAGTTGCGCAGGCCACAGCTGGAAAAGAACACCGTGGGCTATCGCGTGACGCATGACCCGGTCGAGTGGTTTGTAGGCAGCGAAGGCACGCTCGGTGTCGTGGTGGAAGCCGAGCTGGCCCTGCATCCGCTACCCGCTCAGGTGCTTGGGCTCATCGTACCCTTTGCCAGCGATGCCGACGCCCTGGCCTTCGTGGTCAGTGCGAGGCGAAGCAACAGCGTGCACCCACGCTGTCTCGAATACTTCGATCGCGGCGCCATGGACATTGCGCGCGGGGCTGAGGGCAGCAGCACCTGGGCCCTTGGCGCCGAGGCCATGGTGTACATCGAGGAGACAGGTGCCGACGAAGCCGAAGCAGGTGAGCTGCCGCTGGATGCGTGGCTCGCGCTGGCCGAGCAGCATCACGCCATGGCAGACGACATTCGTGTGTACGACACGCCCTCGTCGCAGCTCGATGCGCGTCGTATGCGGCATGCGGTGCCGGCCACCATGAACGAGCGCGGCGCAGCCTGCCGCCCTGAGGGCGGACGCAAGGTGAGCACCGACTGGGCCGTGCCCTATCCGCGCCTCGCCGACGCACTGGGTGTGGCGCGTCGATTTGTACGCGAGGCAGGTATTGATCCGGGCATTGCCTACGGACACGCCGGCAACGGCCATCCGCACCAGAACTTCATCGCCCGCAATGCCACCGAGCTGCAACGCATCGAACAGGTGGTCACCGCCACGCTGCGCGAGGTCATTGCCATGGGTGGTACGGTGGCCGCCGAACACGGCATCGGCAAACTCAAGCGCAAGTGGCTGCCGTTGCAGGCCAGCCCCGTACAACAGCGCGTCATGCGTGCGCTCAAACAGGAGCTCGACCCGCTGGGTCTGCTCGCACCAGGCAACGTGCTGTGA
- the serA gene encoding phosphoglycerate dehydrogenase → MPRVLVTDDVDPEGVALLAAEPALQVDEVPTLPKDELLQRIGDYDAIVGRSATRISAELLKAGTRLRVVGRAGVGIDNIALDVATSLGIAVINAPAGNTVAVAELFFGAVLGLLRQIPRASEVMRDGRWDRASFMGRELKNKTLGIVGLGRIGSEVATRAHAFGMTVVAYDPYISDERFTALRVRRAPSLDALIAETNILTLHVPLTEETRGMIGKRELGRLPARSVVVNMARGGIVDEAALLAALEADQLRGAILDVFTVEPLATDSPLRRAPNLLLTPHLGANTVEAQRNVSRDVCLAVRDALLRNDLSRSLNVAGGSGEWSELHNAMLVARRAAAVARAVLADQGMRAVRHVALRVSPDLAHGAAPLLAATAAGVLEGVIETERLNLINARALAEARGLELSVGESQELGARTIEVALAGGMQQLAVAGHAPEVGTPRLTRIGSFHIDVNPKQTLLILTNHDVPGVIGRVGTLLGEQRVNIAEYHQARLAQGGDALAAISVDGAVSEETRRALLELPDVLSASVVHFRDQ, encoded by the coding sequence ATGCCGCGAGTTCTCGTCACTGATGATGTAGATCCCGAGGGCGTGGCCCTCCTGGCAGCCGAGCCGGCTTTGCAGGTGGACGAAGTGCCCACGCTGCCCAAGGATGAACTCCTTCAGCGTATTGGCGACTACGACGCAATTGTCGGACGCAGTGCCACGCGCATCTCCGCGGAGCTGCTCAAGGCCGGGACACGACTTCGCGTGGTCGGGCGCGCTGGTGTCGGCATCGACAACATTGCGCTCGACGTGGCCACCTCACTCGGCATCGCCGTCATCAATGCACCGGCTGGCAACACCGTGGCCGTGGCAGAACTGTTCTTCGGTGCCGTACTCGGCCTGCTGAGACAGATTCCGCGTGCATCGGAAGTCATGCGCGACGGCCGCTGGGATCGCGCTTCGTTCATGGGGCGCGAACTCAAGAACAAGACCCTCGGCATTGTCGGCCTGGGGCGCATCGGCAGTGAAGTGGCCACACGCGCCCATGCCTTCGGCATGACGGTCGTGGCCTACGATCCGTACATCAGCGACGAGCGCTTTACGGCACTGCGTGTGCGTCGTGCGCCGTCACTCGATGCGCTAATTGCCGAGACCAATATTCTCACGCTGCACGTGCCGCTCACCGAGGAAACCCGCGGCATGATCGGCAAGCGGGAGCTGGGCCGACTGCCCGCGCGCTCGGTGGTGGTCAACATGGCGCGCGGCGGCATCGTGGACGAAGCGGCTCTGCTGGCGGCGCTCGAAGCCGATCAGCTCCGCGGCGCCATTCTCGATGTGTTTACGGTGGAGCCGCTGGCCACCGACTCGCCGCTGCGCCGCGCGCCCAATCTGCTGCTCACCCCGCATCTGGGCGCCAACACGGTCGAAGCGCAGCGCAATGTGTCGCGCGATGTCTGTCTCGCGGTGCGCGACGCCCTGCTGCGCAACGATCTCTCGCGCTCGCTCAACGTGGCCGGTGGCAGCGGCGAATGGAGCGAGTTGCACAACGCCATGCTGGTGGCGCGTCGCGCCGCCGCCGTGGCGCGCGCGGTGTTGGCCGATCAGGGCATGCGCGCCGTGCGTCATGTGGCGCTGCGCGTCAGTCCCGACCTCGCGCACGGTGCCGCGCCGCTGCTCGCCGCCACGGCGGCCGGCGTCCTCGAAGGTGTGATCGAAACGGAGCGTCTCAACCTCATCAACGCGCGGGCGCTGGCCGAGGCGCGCGGCCTCGAGCTGAGTGTTGGTGAGTCGCAGGAACTTGGCGCGCGCACCATCGAAGTCGCGCTCGCCGGCGGCATGCAACAGCTCGCCGTGGCCGGTCACGCTCCTGAAGTGGGCACGCCGCGTCTCACGCGCATCGGCTCGTTTCACATCGATGTCAATCCCAAGCAGACGCTGCTCATTCTCACCAACCACGACGTACCGGGTGTCATCGGCCGCGTGGGTACCCTGCTGGGCGAACAGCGGGTCAACATCGCGGAGTATCATCAGGCGCGACTCGCGCAGGGTGGTGATGCGCTGGCCGCCATCTCGGTGGACGGTGCCGTGAGCGAGGAGACACGTCGCGCGCTGCTCGAACTGCCCGACGTACTGTCGGCCAGTGTCGTGCACTTCCGCGACCAGTAG
- a CDS encoding MerR family transcriptional regulator, protein MAESPVQLLRAHARQAPWNARGLAAHAASLVDSAGVKPTNASARAMPSARAVRFYVANGLLDRPEGAGTAATYGYRHLLQLLAIKIRQREGQTLDAIKSEMRETTGDALERRVAASLAPALSLHLDNGTPRSSNPVMSWKRVSIADGVELSVREDTPAITDETLVALRDTLRRQLGL, encoded by the coding sequence ATGGCCGAATCTCCCGTTCAACTGCTGCGCGCTCACGCGCGACAAGCCCCGTGGAATGCCCGCGGGCTCGCGGCGCATGCCGCCTCGCTCGTCGATTCCGCCGGCGTGAAGCCCACCAATGCCAGTGCGCGGGCCATGCCCAGCGCCCGCGCGGTGCGCTTCTACGTCGCCAACGGCCTGCTCGATCGTCCGGAGGGCGCCGGCACCGCCGCGACCTACGGCTATCGGCATCTGCTGCAATTGCTCGCCATCAAAATCCGTCAGCGCGAGGGCCAGACCCTCGACGCCATCAAGTCGGAGATGCGCGAAACCACCGGCGACGCCCTCGAGCGGCGTGTTGCGGCTTCCCTTGCTCCGGCACTGTCGCTGCATCTCGACAACGGCACGCCGCGCAGCAGCAACCCGGTCATGAGCTGGAAGCGCGTCAGCATTGCCGACGGCGTTGAGCTTTCCGTCCGCGAAGACACACCGGCCATCACCGACGAAACGCTCGTCGCCCTGCGCGACACCCTGCGGCGCCAGCTCGGACTCTGA